A single window of Anopheles moucheti chromosome 2, idAnoMoucSN_F20_07, whole genome shotgun sequence DNA harbors:
- the LOC128298208 gene encoding ninjurin-2-like, which produces MANNKLGEQSTKNQDSGRPVDSPDISAKDIFQSIKGLNLNSYATRKSIAQGMLDLALLTANASQLKYILTVGEAHQFYHFLLVLIIVSISLQIFQALLIIVLAVVFDINKVEEQKRSDIVNNVLIAFTVISVVVNVIISAFDMKSQSDVLKQS; this is translated from the exons ATGGCAAACAATAAATTAGGAGAACAGTCCACCAAAAACCAAGATTCTGGACGGCCTGTAGATAGCCCGGACATATCTGCGAAGGATATA TTTCAGAGCATCAAGGGTCTGAATCTTAACAGCTATGCAACGCGAAAATCGATTGCACAAGGCATGCTTGACCTTGCGCTACTCACCGCCAATGCTTCACAATTGAAGTACATTTTGACCGTGGGAGAGGCACATCAATTTTACCACTTTCTACTCGTCCTAATCATTGTATCGATTTCACTTCAG ATATTTCAAGCCCTGCTGATTATCGTTCTGGCCGTTGTTTTCGACATTAATAAGGTGGAAGAACAAAAGCGTTCGGATATTGTTAACAATGTATTGATTGCATTCACAGTGATCAGCGTAGTAGTCAACGTGATAATAAGTGCCTTCGATATGAAATCTCAATCGGATGTTTTAAAGCAAAGTTAA
- the LOC128296819 gene encoding transcriptional adapter 3, with protein MTDKGLLKRISLSSKNRASFPSGSGGVSAGALSVPSTASVGPGCSKLPPVKPSLVTSIPSPGSPDQSVLFPHIKTLDNARVLPKYTVALANTTEELIPAEDLDTIQLELELLLSTVALRSRVLKAELETIDKADERRERKGKHLERAPASPGKRKRLEEKQKLRESAGKLFGHQMKISKMKHSSTLVPPSPAPSQNTDDSMDAVPFLPQNHHLQHLSSDSTKPIVPKNDTPNKFWLSVEPYCMPISHEDLKLLDDLLEEYSGPLIPPIPELGPHYSTQWAADDIKEEQDGVANSVGSKSKSKTLTNGDTSKKEKIMGEGITGPLTQRLVSALMEENLHPDCSSNENSNSSSDATHSNHARSAVALLKNGISIERRLRRELIEQGILDADDMPKSQQDDEILSEINRVRTELAVIAEYNSNEIRKLQSMAKDEMKRIEVKRKLDRVDQEITDTYQKVIAARLKRRTLTKQERDEVYRLTEEQKRLSDQLELMPVHGPFGRTTN; from the exons ATGACGGACAAAGGTTTGCTGAAGCGAATTTCATTATCATCAAAAAATCGGGCCAGTTTTCCCTctggtagtggtggtgtaTCTGCCGGGGCGTTATCCGTTCCTAGCACTGCCAGTGTTGGACCAGGGTGTAGCAAGCTTCCGCCGGTAAAACCGTCACTGGTTACGAGCATTCCGTCGCCCGGGTCTCCCGATCAATCCGTACTGTTTCCTCACATCAAAACTTTGGACAACGCGAGAGTGTTACCAAAGTATACCGTAG CGTTGGCGAATACAACAGAAGAGTTGATACCGGCAGAAGATTTAGATACCATTCAATTGGAACTGGAATTGCTTCTGTCAACGGTTGCACTACGATCTCGGGTTTTAAAAGCGGAACTGGAAACGATTGACAAAGCAGACGAGCGTCGCGAACGCAAAGGAAAGCATTTAGAACGGGCACCTGCATCGCCGGGAAAGCGAAAGCGCTTGgaggagaaacaaaaattgcGAGAAAGTGCCGGGAAGTTGTTTGGTCATCAGATGAAGATATCAAAGATGAAGCACTCGTCCACTCTTGTGCCACCATCTCCGGCACCGTCACAAAATACGGATGACAGCATGGATGCGGTTCCGTTCCTGCCTCAGAATCATCATCTACAACATTTGAGCAGTGATAGCACTAAACCGATCGTGCCAAAAAATGATACACCTAACAAATTTTGGCTCTCGGTAGAACCATACTGTATGCCGATTTCGCACGAAGATTTAAAGCTTTTGGATGATCTGTTGGAGGAATATTCAGGGCCACTGATTCCGCCCATACCGGAACTAGGTCCGCATTACAGCACTCAATGGGCAGCTGATGATATAAAAGAAGAACAGGATGGTGTAGCAAATTCGGTTGGATCCAAATCTAAGTCCAAAACCCTGACAAACGGCGAtacaagcaaaaaagaaaagataat GGGAGAAGGGATCACTGGTCCGCTGACTCAAAGACTCGTATCGGCATTGATGGAAGAGAACCTGCATCCTGACTGTAGTAGTAATGAAAACAGTAACAGTAGCTCAGACGCAACGCATAGCAATCATGCCCGCAGTGCCGTCGCATTGCTTAAAAATGGAATAAGTATTGAGCGAAGGCTCCGCAGAGAGTTAATCGAGCAAGGCATTCTTGATGCAGATGACATGCCAAAAAGCCAGCAGGATGATGAAATTCTTTCCGAAATCAACCGTGTCCGCACCGAACTTGCAGTTATAGCGGAATATAATTCGAACGAAATCCGTAAACTACAATCGATGGCAAAAGATGAAATGAAACGGATTGAAGTCAAACGGAAGCTGGATCGGGTTGATCAAGAG ATAACGGACACATATCAGAAGGTGATTGCAGCGAGACTTAAACGTAGAACGTTGACCAAACAAGAAAGAGATGAAGTTTATCGGTTAACCGAGGAACAAAAACGTCTTTCAGATCAGTTAGAACTTATGCCTGTGCATGGTCCATTTGGTAGAACTacgaattaa
- the LOC128297887 gene encoding uncharacterized protein LOC128297887 translates to MECVRSLWSYASRCFTCQEDSSTQGNEPSERTHLLADPVSNSPAVRRDNDTFTQEYPNSVPKKDEQSALAKILQETSENIIDVAAMDTQKLEASEYNDRIKLYTQRLQQQWSNVNHPNQTENSSLLKDIPNPEPVLASIPIASDDLAMIKSMVQKANVAVSEIKVTHTENLVVPFRIP, encoded by the exons ATGGAATGTGTTCGGTCTCTGTGGAGTTATGCCTCCAGATGTTTCACTTGCCAAGAAGATTCTTCCACTCAG GGTAACGAACCAAGCGAACGAACTCATTTGCTAGCCGATCCTGTTAGCAATAGTCCAGCTGTACGTCGGGACAACGATACATTTACGCAGGAGTATCCCAATTCAGTGCCCAAGAAAGATGAACAGTCAGCATtggcaaaaattttacaagAAACTTCTGA aAATATCATAGATGTGGCAGCAATGGATACGCAAAAGCTAGAGGCTAGTGAGTATAACGATAGGATCAAGCTGTACACACAGCGTCTACAGCAGCAGTGGAGTAATGTAAACCACCCGAAccagacagagaactcaagcCTGCTGAAGGATATACCCAATCCAGAGCCAGTGTTAGCTTCCATACCGATTGCTTCGGACGATCTGGCCATG ATTAAAAGTATGGTACAAAAAGCTAATGTTGCTGTATCGGAGATAAAGGTGACCCATACGGAAAATCTTGTCGTACCTTTCCGAATTCCATAA
- the LOC128309641 gene encoding histone H1-like: MADTVAEVPAAAAPAAVAKPPKKAKAAAGPKKLKKPATHPPVNTMIVAAIKALKERNGSSLQAIKKYLSANYKVDVAKLGPFIKKALKTGVTSGKLVQTKGVGASGSFKLSAEAKKPAVEKKKAAVQKKKSASAGDKKKKTVTKKAAGEKKKKVVTKKAEGGAAKKAKATTAAKKPKAAAATKASGAKKVAKKAVKAPKQKATKPSKKTGAPKPKTPKPKKAAAPAKKKPAAAAKKPTAAKK; this comes from the coding sequence ATGGCTGATACAGTAGCTGAagttccagcagcagcagctccggCTGCCGTGGCCAAGCCCCCGAAGAAAGCGAAGGCCGCCGCAGGACCcaaaaagcttaagaagccAGCAACGCATCCTCCGGTAAACACGAtgatcgtggccgccatcaaGGCGTTGAAAGAGCGCAACGGCTCATCACTGCAGGCCATCAAGAAGTACCTGTCGGCCAACTACAAGGTTGACGTGGCCAAGCTGGGACCGTTCATCAAGAAGGCGTTGAAGACGGGCGTGACCAGTGGCAAGCTGGTGCAGACGAAGGGCGTTGGAGCGTCGGGATCGTTCAAGCTGTCAGCGGAGGCCAAGAAGCCTGCGGTGGAAAAGAAGAAGGCTGCAGTGCAGAAGAAGAAATCGGCCTCGGCAGGcgataaaaagaagaagacAGTGACCAAGAAGGCTGCTggcgagaagaagaagaaggtagtAACTAAGAAGGCGGAAGGTGGTGCTGCTAAGAAGGCTAAGGCCACGACTGCTGCCAAGAAACCGAAGGCGGCAGCGGCCACCAAAGCCAGTGGAGCGAAAAAGGTTGCAAAGAAAGCAGTGAAAGCCCCAAAGCAGAAGGCGACCAAGCCCTCGAAGAAGACGGGAGCACCAAAGCCGAAGACGCCAAAGCCGAAGAAGGCCGCTGCGCCCGCCAAGAAGAAGCCCGCAGCGGCAGCGAAAAAGCCAACTGCGGCCAAGAAGTAA
- the LOC128310108 gene encoding histone H1-like, which produces MADTVAEVPAAAAPAAVAKSPKKAKAAAGPKKLKKPATHPPVNTMIVAAIKALKERNGSSLQAIKKYLSANYKVDVAKLGPFIKKALKTGVTSGKLVQTKGVGASGSFKLSAEAKKPAVEKKKAAVQKKKSASAGDKKKKTVTKKAAGEKKKKVATKKAEGGAAKKAKATTAAKKPKAAAATKASGAKKVAKKAVKAPKQKATKPSKKTGAPKPKTPKPKKAAAPAKKKPAAAAKKPTAAKK; this is translated from the coding sequence ATGGCTGATACAGTAGCTGAagttccagcagcagcagctccggCTGCCGTGGCCAAGTCCCCGAAGAAAGCGAAGGCCGCCGCAGGACCcaaaaagcttaagaagccAGCAACGCATCCTCCGGTAAACACGAtgatcgtggccgccatcaaGGCGTTGAAAGAGCGCAACGGCTCATCACTGCAGGCCATCAAGAAGTACCTGTCGGCCAACTACAAGGTTGACGTGGCCAAGCTGGGACCGTTCATCAAGAAGGCGTTGAAGACGGGCGTGACCAGTGGCAAGCTGGTGCAGACGAAGGGCGTTGGAGCGTCGGGATCGTTCAAGCTGTCAGCGGAGGCCAAGAAGCCTGCGGTGGAAAAGAAGAAGGCTGCAGTGCAGAAGAAGAAATCGGCCTCGGCAGGcgataaaaagaagaagacAGTGACCAAGAAGGCTGCTggcgagaagaagaagaaggtagcAACTAAGAAGGCGGAAGGTGGTGCTGCTAAGAAGGCTAAGGCCACGACTGCTGCCAAGAAACCGAAGGCGGCAGCGGCCACCAAAGCCAGTGGAGCGAAAAAGGTTGCAAAGAAAGCAGTGAAAGCCCCAAAGCAGAAGGCGACCAAGCCCTCGAAGAAGACGGGAGCACCAAAGCCGAAGACGCCAAAGCCGAAGAAGGCCGCTGCGCCCGCCAAGAAGAAGCCCGCAGCGGCAGCGAAAAAGCCAACTGCGGCCAAGAAGTAA
- the LOC128300946 gene encoding ATP-dependent helicase brm: MASPTPQNSPMPPPQAPSQSPAPSPSPHSPYQQAPPQPHPGQNQVPSHMPTPGHHVPPQPGPPPGPHMSMQGPPPPHSTQPPNPHGPPPPQHPSHMNGPPPGPQGAPGHGPGGPPHHMPPTAAQHMPQHPPHPVMGHSVPPHPGMAGHPGQGPPLPPGMVPGGYPGHSMPPNTGPPPPVPMQGVGGPVPGQAMPPGAANPGMMPGATPPPPPPGQENLNALQRAIDSMEEKGLQEDPRYSQLLALRANSKQQNLNAPQLHQLRGQIMAYRLLVRHQPISKQLASQILAQRTDGTPPQCPTPPASPYPNAPGGPSPQPGMAPQVAQQQAQPSHQQQGPQQQQPSGPAQGPNHPGGPPPVMQGTPGKQAQPGASDAIGSNKPPLGTGGGIPPNPSPMPGMTMGGPPQVGHGQHHQQQQMQQPHTGASHVHPQQQQQILNSVGQPARPSSQGPAGGPGPRPAAQAPTMQPMPKQNRVTTVAKPAGLDPLTILQERENRLAARIALRLEELNNLPASMPEDLRMKALIELRALRVLNFQRQLRSEIVQCTRRDTTLETAVNVKAYKRTKRQGLREARATEKLEKQQKLEAERKRRQKHQEFLASVLQHGKDFKDYHRNNIAKLGRLNKGIMNYHANAEREQKKEQERIEKERMRRLMAEDEEGYRKLIDQKKDKRLAFLLSQTDEYISNLTEMVKQHKVDQKKKQDDEIQRKKQLKRHILESGDIEHLDEHCEASDCRVTVMETASGKMISGDDAPFLRDLHSWLQLHPGWEYVISDGDADDDEEESEGGKKKTREQELSDDAKTKEVIQKAKVEDDEYKTEEQTYYSIAHTVHEKVTEQASILVNGKLKEYQIKGLEWLVSLFNNNLNGILADEMGLGKTIQTIALVTYLMEKKKNNGPYLVIVPLSTLSNWVLEFEKWAPAVGVVAYKGSPAGRRAVQNQMKATKFNVLLTTYEYVIKDKAVLAKISWKYMIIDEGHRMKNHHCKLTQVLNTHYNAPHRLLLTGTPLQNKLPELWALLNFLLPSIFKSCSTFEQWFNAPFATTGEKVELNEEETILIIRRLHKVLRPFLLRRLKKEVESQLPDKVEYIIKCDMSGLQRVLYKHMQSKGVLLTDGSEKGNKGKGGAKALMNTIVQLRKLCNHPFMFQHIEEKYCDHIGVQGTVTGPDLYRSSGKFELLDRILPKLKATGHRVLLFCQMTQCMTIIEDYLSWRGFGYLRLDGTTKSEERGDLLKKFNSKNSDYFLFLLSTRAGGLGLNLQTADTVVIFDSDWNPHQDLQAQDRAHRIGQRNEVRVLRLMTVNSVEERILAAARYKLNMDEKVIQAGMFDQKSTGSERQQFLQSILHQDEMDEEEENEVPDDEMINLMISRTDDELELFKKMDAERKAEEVKPRLLDEAELPDWLVKDDEEVDRWDYEEETSILGRGSRQRKEVDYTDSLTEKEWLKAIDDGADFDEELEEEEREKKRKGRKRKGRGRDDSDDESIVSTMTKRKKGITDPKIRKQMKKVLKAVIKYTDADGRVLSKPFLKLPSRRDLPDYYEVIKKPIDIKKILARIEEAKYVDFADLENDFFLLCQNAQTYNEEASLIYEDSLELQSVFSNAKAKILDTHEEEESNEEEEDESDEEGGSVKMKLKISKGSTSSSSSAKKATPVRRKRAQKKYTISDDDDDID, encoded by the exons ATGGCTAGTCCAACGCCACAAAATAGCCCAATGCCTCCGCCGCAAGCACCATCCCAAAGCCCAGCACCATCACCTTCGCCGCACAGTCCTTACCAGCAAGCACCTCCCCAGCCCCATCCTGGTCAAAATCAGGTACCGTCTCACATGCCAACCCCTGGTCATCATGTACCCCCGCAGCCAGGACCTCCGCCTGGGCCACACATGTCGATGCAAGGACCTCCGCCACCACACAGTACTCAGCCACCCAATCCCCATGGACCTCCACCACCTCAGCACCCATCACACATGAATGGACCTCCCCCGGGTCCACAAGGAGCTCCTGGACACGGTCCAGGAGGACCGCCTCATCATATGCCTCCGACAGCAGCCCAGCATATGCCACAACATCCACCACATCCGGTAATGGGGCATTCGGTTCCACCACATCCCGGTATGGCCGGTCATCCGGGACAAGGTCCACCATTACCACCAGGGATGGTACCGGGGGGATATCCAGGCCATTCTATGCCTCCAAACACG GGACCTCCTCCGCCAGTTCCGATGCAAGGTGTAGGTGGCCCAGTACCGGGACAAGCAATGCCTCCCGGAGCTGCAAATCCTGGAATGATGCCTGGAGCGacgcctccaccaccaccgccgggtCAGGAAAATTTAAACGCTTTGCAGAGAGCAATTGATTCCATGGAAGAGAAAGGGTTGCAAGAAGATCCACGCTATTCTCAGCTGCTAGCATTGCGTGCTAATTCCAAGCAACAAAATTTAAACGCTCCACAGCTTCACCAATTGCGTGGCCAAATCATGGCATATCGCTTGTTGGTTCGCCATCAGCCTATTAGCAAACAGCTGGCATCACAAATTTTAGCCCAACGTACCGATGGGACACCTCCGCAATGTCCCACACCTCCAGCCAGTCCATACCCGAACGCTCCCGGAGGTCCTTCACCACAACCGGGAATGGCGCCGCAAGTAGCGCAGCAACAAGCGCAACCATCGCACCAACAACAGGgtccccagcaacaacaaccatcagGACCTGCTCAGGGGCCGAATCATCCTGGTGGGCCGCCGCCTGTCATGCAGGGTACGCCCGGAAAGCAGGCACAACCGGGAGCTTCAGATGCGATCGGGTCTAACAAACCGCCGCTAGGGACCGGAGGTGGAATACCACCTAATCCAAGCCCAATGCCAGGTATGACAATGGGCGGTCCACCCCAAGTTGGACATGGTcagcaccatcagcaacaacaaatgcaACAGCCACATACAGGTGCATCACATGTACAtccgcaacaacagcagcagatacTGAATTCAGTCGGACAACCTGCACGTCCCAGCTCACAAGGACCTGCTGGTGGTCCGGGTCCAAGACCAGCGGCACAAGCACCGACGATGCAACCAATGCCGAAGCAAAACCGTGTCACCACCGTGGCGAAACCAGCCGGACTGGATCCATTAACAATATTGCAAGAGCGCGAAAATCGTCTGGCCGCACGAATTGCACTTCGCTTGGAAGAGCTTAATAATTTGCCAGCCTCGATGCCGGAAGATCTGCGAATGAAAGCACTGATAGAACTGCGCGCATTGCGAGTACTCAACTTCCAGCGGCAGCTGCGGAGCGAAATTGTCCAATGTACACGGCGCGACACAACGCTCGAGACGGCCGTCAATGTAAAAGCGTATAAACGTACCAAGCGGCAGGGTTTGCGAGAGGCACGTGCCACAGAGAAGCtggaaaagcagcagaagcttGAAGCAGAGCGCAAGCGGCGCCAAAAGCATCAGGAATTTCTGGCCTCTGTATTGCAGCATGGTAAAGATTTCAAAGACTACCATCGCAACAATATCGCTAAGTTGGGTCGTTTGAACAAGGGCATCATGAACTACCATGCAAATGCTGAACGAGAACAGAAAAAGGAACAAGAGCGCATTGAAAAGGAACGTATGCGTCGCTTGATGGCTGAAGATGAAGAAGGTTACCGTAAGCTTATCGATCAGAAAAAGGACAAACGATTGGCCTTTTTGCTTTCACAAACGGATGAGTACATCAGTAATCTTACCGAGATGGTCAAACAACACAAGGTGGatcaaaagaaaaagcaaGACGATGAGATACAGCGCAAGAAGCAATTAAAACGTCACATTCTCGAGAGCGGTGATATCGAGCATTTGGATGAACACTGCGAAGCATCAGACTGTCGCGTGACGGTGATGGAAACAGCTTCCGGCAAGATGATTTCAGGTGATGATGCACCGTTCTTGCGCGATCTACACAGCTGGCTGCAATTGCACCCCGGTTGGGAATATGTTATTTCCGATGGTGACGCCGACGACGATGAAGAAGAGTCGGAAggagggaaaaagaaaacgcgcgaacaAGAGCTTTCTGATGATGCCAAGACAAAGGAAGTTATCCAGAAGGCGAAGGTGGAAGACGACGAGTACAAGACAGAAGAGCAGACGTACTACAGTATTGCGCACACTGTCCACGAGAAGGTCACCGAGCAAGCGTCGATACTGGTGAATGGCAAACTGAAGGAATATCAGATCAAGGGTCTCGAGTGGCTAGTATCGCTGTTTAACAATAATCTAAATGGCATATTGGCCGACGAAATGGGTCTCGGAAAAACGATTCAAACGATTGCCCTCGTGACCTATTTGatggaaaagaagaagaacaacgGTCCATACTTGGTTATTGTTCCGCTTTCGACACTCTCGAATTGGGTGCTGGAGTTCGAAAAATGGGCCCCAGCAGTCGGTGTAGTTGCTTATAAGGGTTCCCCGGCCGGACGTCGTGCCGTTCAAAATCAGATGAAAGCAACCAAGTTCAATGTGCTGTTGACTACCTATGAATACGTGATCAAGGATAAGGCAGTACTGGCCAAAATTTCCTGGAAATATATGATTATCGACGAGGGTCATCGAATGAAGAATCACCACTGCAAGCTGACGCAAGTGCTCAACACTCACTACAATGCACCACATCGATTGTTGCTTACAGGCACACCGTTACAGAACAAACTTCCGGAGTTGTGGGCTCTGTTAAACTTTCTGTTACCCTCTATTTTTAAATCCTGTTCAACGTTCGAGCAGTGGTTCAACGCACCGTTCGCTACAACAGGTGAAAAGGTGGAACTGAACGAGGAAGAGACGATTCTCATCATTCGTCGTCTGCATAAGGTGTTGCGTCCATTCCTGTTGCGACGTTTGAAAAAGGAGGTCGAATCGCAGCTGCCCGACAAGGTAGAGTACATCATCAAATGTGACATGTCCGGGTTGCAGCGTGTGCTGTACAAACACATGCAAAGCAAGGGAGTGTTGTTGACCGATGGTTCGGAAAAGGGCAACAAGGGTAAGGGTGGTGCGAAGGCTCTAATGAACACGATTGTGCAACTGCGTAAGCTCTGCAATCATCCGTTCATGTTTCAGCATatagaagaaaaatattgCGATCATATTGGTGTGCAAGGTACGGTCACAGGTCCAGATTTGTACCGTTCATCTGGTAAATTTGAGCTACTAGATCGTATCCTGCCCAAGCTGAAGGCTACCGGACATCGCGTATTACTCTTCTGTCAAATGACACAATGCATGACGATTATAGAAGATTACCTCTCATGGCGAGGCTTCGGGTATTTGCGTCTCGACGGTACCACCAAGTCAGAGGAGCGTGGCGATTTGCTGAAAAAGTTCAATTCAAAAAATTCTGACTACTTCCTCTTCCTACTGTCCACACGTGCCGGTGGCTTGGGTTTGAACCTGCAGACGGCAGACACGGTCGTTATTTTCGATTCCGATTGGAATCCCCATCAAGATTTGCAAGCACAGGATCGTGCGCATCGAATCGGACAACGAAACGAAGTGCGTGTTTTGCGACTCATGACAGTGAATTCTGTAGAGGAACGTATTCTGGCTGCCGCTCGTTATAAGCTAAacatggacgaaaaagtcattCAGGCCGGTATGTTCGATCAAAAATCAACTGGTAGCGAACGGcaacaatttttgcaaagcaTTTTGCACCAGGACGAGATGGACGAGGAAGAGGAAAACGAGGTACCAGATGATGAGATGATTAATTTGATGATATCGCGCACCGACGACGAGTTGGAGCTGTTCAAGAAAATGGATGCTGAACGAAAGGCCGAAGAAGTGAAGCCTCGTCTGCTGGACGAAGCCGAACTACCCGACTGGCTGGTGAAGGATGACGAGGAAGTTGACCGATGGGATTACGAGGAAGAGACGTCGATTCTGGGTCGTGGTTCACGCCAGAGAAAGGAAGTTGACTATACCGATAGCTTGACTGAGAAAGAGTGGCTCAAGGCAATCGATGACGGGGCCGATTTCGACGAGGAGCTCGAGGAAGAGGAAcgagaaaagaaacgaaaaggaCGGAAGCGAAAGGGCAGAGGAAGGGATGATTCGGACGACGAGAGCATTGTTTCGACGATGACGAAGCGCAAGAAGGGTATCACTGATCCGAAGATAAGAAAGCAAATGAAGAAAGTACTGAAAGCAGTGATCAAGTACACCGATGCGGACGGACGCGTGCTGAGCAAACCGTTCCTCAAGCTGCCTTCGAGACGCGATCTGCCCGACTACTACGAGGTGATCAAGAAACCGatcgatataaaaaaaatattggcaCGCATTGAGGAGGCAAAATACGTCGACTTTGCCGATTTGGAGAACGATTTCTTCTTGCTGTGTCAGAATGCTCAGACGTACAATGAAGAGGCGTCACTCATCTATGAAGACAGTCTCGAGTTGCAGTCGGTGTTTAGCAATGCAAAGGCAAAGATCCTGGACACTCACGAGGAAGAGGAGTCCAACGAAGAAG AGGAAGATGAATCGGATGAGGAGGGAGGCAGCGTAAAAATGAAACTTAAAATTTCAAAAGGATCAACATCGTCCAGCTCGTCCGCAAAGAAAGCAACACCGGTAAGGAGGAAACGGGCGCAGAAGAAATATACTATCtctgacgatgatgacgatattGATTAG
- the LOC128310163 gene encoding acyl carrier protein, mitochondrial isoform X2, protein MASLVNSVRGLACRNTSFLRCILARSVSSVAVLRRDRCNEKFLTAPASALLSPFELKVWNRQRFFSAKPNVEAIKQRVLKVVGAYDKVTADKLTLESHFINDLGLDSLDHVEVIMAMEDEFGFEIPDGDAEKLFRPADIVQYIADKEDIYE, encoded by the exons ATGGCATCGTTGGTGAATAGTGTGCGCGGCTTGGCCTGCCGAAATACGTCCTTTCTTCGTTGCATACTGGCACGGTCGGTGTCCTCGGTCGCGGTGCTCCGGCGGGATCGGTGTAACGAGAAGTTTTTGACAGCCCCGGCCTCAGCGCTGCTCTCCCCCTTTGAG CTGAAAGTATGGAACAGACAAAGATTCTTTTCCGCCAAACCAAACGTTGAAGCGATCAAACAACGTGTGTTGAAAGTTGTTGGAGCTTATGATAAAGTTACAGCGGATAAG CTGACACTGGAATCGCACTTCATCAATGACCTCGGGCTCGATTCGCTGGATCATGTTGAGGTGATAATGGCCATGGAAGACGAATTCG GCTTTGAAATTCCTGATGGAGACGCTGAAAAACTTTTCAGACCTGCCGACATTGTTCAGTATATCGCTGACAAAGAAGATATTTATGAATAA
- the LOC128310163 gene encoding acyl carrier protein, mitochondrial isoform X1 — MASLVNSVRGLACRNTSFLRCILARSVSSVAVLRRDRCNEKFLTAPASALLSPFEQNGRWQLEIVRNYSAKEPLTLQLIKERVLLVLKLYDKVNPEKLTLESHFINDLGLDSLDHVEVIMAMEDEFGFEIPDGDAEKLFRPADIVQYIADKEDIYE, encoded by the exons ATGGCATCGTTGGTGAATAGTGTGCGCGGCTTGGCCTGCCGAAATACGTCCTTTCTTCGTTGCATACTGGCACGGTCGGTGTCCTCGGTCGCGGTGCTCCGGCGGGATCGGTGTAACGAGAAGTTTTTGACAGCCCCGGCCTCAGCGCTGCTCTCCCCCTTTGAG CAAAATGGTCGATGGCAACTAGAGATAGTCAGAAATTACAGTGCTAAAGAACCGCTAACACTTCAGTTGATCAAAGAGCGTGTCCTGTTGGTGCTTAAGCTGTACGACAAAGTCAATCCCGAAAAG CTGACACTGGAATCGCACTTCATCAATGACCTCGGGCTCGATTCGCTGGATCATGTTGAGGTGATAATGGCCATGGAAGACGAATTCG GCTTTGAAATTCCTGATGGAGACGCTGAAAAACTTTTCAGACCTGCCGACATTGTTCAGTATATCGCTGACAAAGAAGATATTTATGAATAA